The sequence TTTTTCTTTCACGTTTCAATCTCAAGCCGTCAATTGCCGCTCCAATTTCTTCACCTCCACCTCCGTCCACCGTTGAAACTGACAAAATTTCCAATGATGAACAACTAAATGAAGAAAAAAAGCTAGAAGGACACCTATGCTCTTACCCTGAAGACATTAGGGTCTTAAAAACCCTAATGGAATTGAAGATTAAAAACGGTAAGGTTCACGAAGCAATTGGAATACTTAATCAGTTAATTAATCTCGAACCTGAAGATAGCGAATGGCAGTTGTTGAAATATCATTTACATTCATACGGCGGCGATCACGACTCTGCTAAACTAGGGTTTGAAGAGGTTTTAACGAAGGATCCATTAAGAGTTGACGCTTATCACGGTTTAGTAATGGCGGCTTCCGCTAAAGAATCTGTTGAAGAATTGAAAAACGTTGAGAAACGGATCATGGAAGGGATCGAATTGTGCAAAAAGGGGAAAAAGAAAGATGATGTTAGGGATTTTAAGCTATTGTTAGCTCAAATTAGGGTAATTCAAGGGGAATATAATGATGCTATGAAGATATATCAGGAATTAAGTAAAGAAGAACCGAGAGATTTTAGGCCGTATTTATGTCAAGGGATTATATATACATTGTTAGGAAAGAGTAGTGATGCTGAAAAGAATTTTGATAATTATAGAAAACTTGTTCCTAAAGGGCAtccttatactagatattttaatgataatatggtTGCAACGAAGGTTTTCGCGCAAAAGGTGGAGAACGAACGAGCTTATTTGAAGAGTTGAGTATAACGAGGATGTGAGATTGTGTATACAACGGTTTCGTTTTGATACTCTGTTCGTTGCTTTTATGGAGTTTATGGTAACTTGTTAGTATAGTCAGTGTTGTTTGGTTCCAATTGTGATCATTGGAGAAACTAATGACTGTATCGTTTACATTTTTGGGTGGGATATTGCTTAGTGTAGTTTATGTTTACTTGATAAAATGAGGTTGTTATTTTTGTAAGTTAGATATAGTTTGCATTGTTATTTGGAtctttcataacttgataactgtCTGAATACCAGTAATGTAATACTCCGTATCATTGAAGTAATAGGATCATGGGTGCAGATGTATATTGAGAAAGCATATGACTTGCTTATTGGCTAGAGTGGAAATGGTAGTCGAAATTTTAAACCAGTCCCCTTAGCTGGTTACGATTTCAACTTCATAACCGAAACCCTTGAGCCCAAGTCCCTAGACGCAATCTGATAAATAACAATCTGACGTCGTAGGCTATCTTTCTTGGAGTGCATATTAGTGGAAATTGAGTCAAGTTTGATTGAGATAAGGTAACATTATGGAGTTGAGGGTCTGTTATTGGTAATCTTGCGGTACCCTTATGCTGCCTTTTCATTATCTTtgtgttttttttttacttttctatTTGTTTCAACTTTTGAAGTGTTTGGCGTTATTTTCTGCTAGATGGATGTATTTAAAGGTACCTTTGGAGTGTTACCAATTTGGATTTGGTCATATCTATACCTTGGCAACATCTATAGCTGAGTAACTGAGTTAGAGCACTAGTATCGATTAGGTCATTGACCCGCCGTTGCCTCCGCCATCCAATGGCACCAATATTAGCACCTAGCCATTGGTTAGTGGTTGGACCACCGTACTCTATTTTTTCGTTAGATGACAATATTGATCACGGATGCCATGCATTTATTTAATATACATTTTGTTTTATTACTTGTAcccgtaaataattaattaatttagtgggtGTGAGAAAGTGTGTGATGTCATGGTTGCTAGCAGTTAGTGGTTGTTTAGTGATGTGAAGAagatgctgatgtggcgctgatgtggcgctGACGTGGCAGTCCGTGATACCATGACATAATGTCATGGTTAAGACTAGTGCTTTTAGAATGTTATGGCAGCTCAGCTGTTGAAGAAGTGACTGACACACTCGTTTCTTCATTTGTTTTTTTTATAAGATATAGTCGATACATCAATGAAGATTACAAAAACAAGTTAGATTGTTATAATATCAATATATAACCGGTGAACCCGGATTGATTATGTTATATTAGAATAACtcgatctgttttttttttttaaaacattggAGAATAGCTCAAATCGACATACTTATAAGTAAATTTGCTGGAAAATTCACAAGCTTTTAGAGTCCTGAAAGTTCATACATCATACTTGGGAGGTGATCTGACACTTTTGTCACAAATTTATAGTTATACCCTTTAATCAATCTAGAGAATTGAAGTTATATTATTTTTTAATAGTAAATTAGATGTAGATAAATCAAATAGTGGTTTGTGAGGATTACTTCTCTTCATGATTTCATAGGCCAACTATGCATGTAATAATGTTAGTGTCTTGGTCGAATTAAAAATCCTCTAATTTGAGAAAATTCTTGAAAATTTTGAAAGTTGTCAGGAGAAAGTGAGGGGAAACATACATTGTAGAAGAACTAAAAAACAATGGCCATGTTAGTATGGTTTCAACGGAAGGCTTGATTGAGTGTAAATCATCCAACATTTTGGCTTTGTAAAAACTAGGGTTATGCATGCTTCATATCCAAATCGAATCGGGCTATATTCGACTGACTCGAAACCCGATTTTGAAAGTAAacgagtagtaataataataataataataataataataataataataataataataataataataataataatctctttatattataataacaaacacAAAAATAGATCATATATATTGACAACTTCTAATCATAGCCTTTCATTAAAATAAATCCTTTAAATTCTGACCATTAGATTAAACATCTAGAGATTATGACCTCATAAATACCTACCATCATTGTTTATTTATCCAAATACCCTCGGAATACATTTCTTGAAAAAACAAAAAAACACTGGCTAGAATTCCTAAATCAGGGGTTTAGTCAACATCACGCCATTtccttcccttatacttcaaaaaAATACCTCTGTTTGATTACACCAACCCTAAAATTACAGATCGTTCAACAAAACTATGCCAAAATCGATGACGAAGAATCATAAAGTTTAAGCATTTATAGATCGATGTCAAACAAATCGATGAAGATATCATCACGTCGTAGATGTTACAGGTCGATGCAGATATCTGATTGATgatgaataaaaataataataataataataataataataataataataatgacaaaaagtaataatatctaataattaattttcaaaataaattaaataataataattaataaaagtaattaaaaggATAAAAATTAATTGTATTTACATTACCTTATTAATGGTTCAATATCAAATATGTGGTTGTAAAATATGAGAAAGACACGTATTATAACTAGATCATATCATGTGGGGGTGTTATAATCTCACATAGTGTGACATGGCTGGGATACAACGCTTCTTATGGGACGTTGTGGGAACAATGATGGGGCGTGGAGCATGGATACTACGAAACACGATGAAATTTAAGGAATTCTAATATATTCTTTATTACTTTgtattttaaattaaattaataaaccTTTCTATCTCTCAACTATGAATCATATATTACAACACGACTCACAACTCTGTCTCTCTTTCTCACTACTATAGGAACTTCTTTATCATAACATTGCCACGTCAATACAATTTTCCTTAAACACTACAACACGTACATCTACCATAAGAAATGGTCATATTATTAAAATCAATAGTTACTTTATCGTTTTAAATAATCATTTAACATTTGAAATTAACTATGTTGAACTAATTTTATCCcttttaatataaatttaaattacattaattaaattaatttaatttatcttaatagttatattaa comes from Rutidosis leptorrhynchoides isolate AG116_Rl617_1_P2 chromosome 4, CSIRO_AGI_Rlap_v1, whole genome shotgun sequence and encodes:
- the LOC139844245 gene encoding protein SLOW GREEN 1, chloroplastic-like, encoding MELTLTNVTLPHHPLSVSHHRRLPSKSITFPKTRSFSFSSLTPIKPSFRNLSYQNFNPNPNANRHITKIVNPSSQSFLKTTFITGVTVAAFFLSRFNLKPSIAAPISSPPPPSTVETDKISNDEQLNEEKKLEGHLCSYPEDIRVLKTLMELKIKNGKVHEAIGILNQLINLEPEDSEWQLLKYHLHSYGGDHDSAKLGFEEVLTKDPLRVDAYHGLVMAASAKESVEELKNVEKRIMEGIELCKKGKKKDDVRDFKLLLAQIRVIQGEYNDAMKIYQELSKEEPRDFRPYLCQGIIYTLLGKSSDAEKNFDNYRKLVPKGHPYTRYFNDNMVATKVFAQKVENERAYLKS